Proteins encoded within one genomic window of Jiangella mangrovi:
- a CDS encoding helix-turn-helix transcriptional regulator: MADGDTRSDNRLGEYLRARRELAQPADVGLPEGYGRRRVPGLRREEVAMLAGVSADYYVRLEQGRDKHPSEQVIEALAGVLGLDDDAVAHVRELARPASRRRRPHPRPERVSPGAARLIQSWAFTPALVVGRYLDVLAANPLATALNTCLRSGTNQVRSFFLDPVARDIYPDWDTVAVDTVASLRATAGADLDDPRLTELVGELSLKSEEFRRLWARHDVRVKVSGTKRFRHPMVGDLTLDYETLAVNGAPGQLVIAYHAEPGSPSEQGLALLSSTVASQNEGADAPPVRSL, from the coding sequence ATGGCGGACGGCGACACCCGCAGCGACAACCGGCTGGGCGAGTACCTGCGCGCCCGGCGCGAGCTCGCCCAGCCCGCCGACGTCGGCCTGCCCGAGGGATACGGCCGCCGCCGGGTGCCGGGGCTGCGCCGCGAAGAGGTGGCCATGCTCGCCGGCGTCAGCGCCGACTACTACGTCCGCCTCGAGCAGGGCCGCGACAAGCACCCGTCCGAGCAGGTCATCGAGGCCCTGGCCGGCGTGCTCGGACTCGACGACGACGCCGTCGCCCACGTGCGCGAGCTGGCCCGCCCGGCGAGCCGCCGCCGTCGGCCGCACCCCCGTCCCGAGCGGGTGAGCCCTGGGGCCGCGCGGCTGATCCAGAGCTGGGCGTTCACGCCGGCCCTCGTCGTCGGCCGCTATCTGGACGTGCTCGCGGCCAACCCGCTGGCGACCGCCCTGAACACGTGCCTGCGCAGCGGCACCAACCAGGTGCGCTCGTTCTTCCTCGACCCCGTCGCCCGCGACATCTACCCCGACTGGGACACCGTCGCCGTCGACACCGTGGCCAGCCTGCGCGCCACCGCGGGCGCCGACCTCGACGACCCGCGGCTCACCGAGCTGGTCGGCGAGCTCTCGCTGAAGAGCGAGGAGTTCCGCCGGCTCTGGGCCCGCCACGACGTGCGGGTGAAGGTGTCCGGCACGAAGCGGTTCCGGCACCCGATGGTCGGCGACCTCACGCTCGACTACGAGACGCTGGCCGTCAACGGGGCGCCCGGCCAGCTGGTCATCGCCTACCACGCCGAGCCGGGCAGCCCGTCCGA
- a CDS encoding SDR family oxidoreductase produces the protein MNTTTDTPLTGRVAVVTGATSGIGGATARRLAADGAAVAVVGRREDRLKALATEIGALAVPVDITDQDAVAAAAGSVRAELGRVDLVVANAGVMLAAPFESADTREWNQMIGTNITGLLHTGRAFADDLIAAAADGGAADLVHVGSVGGHLVFTDYAVYCATKAAVAHLTRNLRAELGPRKVRVKNVEPGFVGTELGAGMRHDGNREQLVQWRESMEILVPEDIADAIAYAVAAPPRVNVAELVVVPVEQG, from the coding sequence ATGAACACCACGACTGACACACCCCTGACCGGCCGCGTCGCGGTCGTCACCGGAGCCACGAGCGGGATCGGCGGCGCCACGGCCCGCCGGCTCGCCGCCGACGGAGCCGCCGTCGCCGTCGTGGGCCGGCGCGAGGACCGCCTGAAGGCGCTCGCCACCGAGATCGGCGCTCTTGCCGTGCCGGTCGACATCACCGACCAGGACGCCGTCGCCGCCGCGGCCGGGAGCGTGCGGGCCGAGCTGGGCCGCGTCGACCTCGTCGTCGCCAACGCCGGCGTCATGCTGGCCGCGCCGTTCGAGTCCGCCGACACCCGCGAGTGGAACCAGATGATCGGCACGAACATCACCGGCCTGCTGCACACCGGCCGCGCGTTCGCCGACGACCTCATCGCCGCCGCGGCCGACGGTGGCGCGGCCGACCTGGTCCACGTCGGCTCCGTCGGCGGGCACCTGGTCTTCACCGACTACGCCGTCTACTGCGCCACCAAGGCGGCCGTGGCCCACCTGACCCGGAACCTGCGCGCCGAGCTCGGCCCGCGCAAGGTCCGGGTCAAGAACGTCGAACCCGGCTTCGTCGGCACCGAGCTCGGTGCCGGCATGCGCCACGACGGCAACCGCGAGCAGTTGGTGCAGTGGCGCGAGTCGATGGAGATCCTCGTACCCGAGGACATCGCCGACGCGATCGCCTACGCCGTCGCCGCACCGCCGCGGGTCAACGTCGCCGAGCTGGTCGTCGTCCCGGTCGAGCAGGGCTGA
- a CDS encoding DJ-1/PfpI family protein yields MGALEGSSILFITAHEFEDVEVLYPLLRFSEEGAGITITHPPKDMPGHFSPRSYAPDKPITGRFGTTIPFVVLEEGKRWRQAVPAGIDIAAFDAVYLPGGFGPDAVRLHGPSRRLVAEAHRAGKVVASICHGPQVMISTDLHEGTDLIRGRRCTAYAAVQDDLRNAGGIFVDEPAVVDGNVVTGRVPDDLPEFCKAAIELIAKTRG; encoded by the coding sequence GTGGGCGCCCTGGAAGGCAGCAGCATCCTCTTCATCACCGCGCACGAGTTCGAAGACGTCGAGGTCCTGTATCCGCTGCTCAGGTTCAGCGAAGAGGGCGCCGGCATCACCATCACGCATCCGCCGAAGGACATGCCCGGGCACTTCTCGCCCCGCTCCTACGCCCCGGACAAGCCGATCACCGGCCGGTTCGGCACCACCATCCCGTTCGTGGTGCTCGAGGAGGGCAAGCGCTGGCGGCAGGCGGTCCCGGCCGGCATCGACATCGCGGCCTTCGACGCCGTCTACCTGCCCGGCGGGTTCGGGCCCGACGCCGTCCGGCTGCACGGGCCGTCGCGGCGGCTGGTGGCCGAGGCGCACCGGGCCGGCAAGGTGGTCGCGTCCATCTGCCACGGGCCGCAGGTCATGATCTCGACCGACCTGCACGAGGGCACCGACCTCATCCGCGGCCGCCGCTGCACCGCGTACGCCGCCGTCCAGGACGACCTGAGGAACGCCGGCGGCATCTTCGTCGACGAGCCGGCGGTGGTCGACGGGAACGTCGTCACCGGACGCGTCCCCGACGACCTGCCGGAGTTCTGCAAGGCGGCCATCGAGCTCATCGCGAAGACGAGGGGCTGA
- a CDS encoding Ldh family oxidoreductase has protein sequence MSDQPRHFDYADLTAFTTAVLQAVGCSATEAHRVSECLVEADARGLPSHGLLRLPLYVSSVEAGGIVPDAPMTWAHERGATATLDAGFGFGHTAIALATDRAGDLAEQHGCAVVGVRRSTHFGMAAPWVERLAARGIVTFVLSNTGPSMAPYGSAEPLLGTNPISIGFPVDGKPPVVLDMATSAGAFGRIVSAAKNGGDIPEGWALDAAGAPTTDPEAALKGVLLPFGEHKGSGLAIAIELLAAAVPGALLSHQITDIWVDPGSRMGTGHLVIAIHPGSLTGTDTYTERATELVDRVSGSTLAAGHPAVRLPGDVERHQSEAAHQGGVALAESTTADLDKLASRFSLTRIQPVGTTDTTHRTGAKE, from the coding sequence TTGAGCGACCAGCCCCGGCACTTCGACTACGCCGATCTGACGGCGTTCACCACCGCGGTCCTGCAGGCGGTCGGGTGTTCCGCGACCGAGGCCCACCGCGTCTCGGAGTGCCTGGTCGAGGCGGACGCGCGCGGCCTGCCGTCCCACGGCCTGCTGCGGCTGCCGCTGTACGTGTCGTCGGTCGAGGCGGGAGGGATCGTGCCGGACGCGCCGATGACGTGGGCGCACGAACGGGGCGCGACGGCGACGCTGGACGCGGGCTTCGGCTTCGGGCACACGGCCATCGCGCTCGCCACCGACCGGGCCGGCGACCTGGCCGAACAGCACGGCTGCGCCGTCGTCGGAGTGCGGCGGAGCACGCACTTCGGCATGGCCGCTCCGTGGGTGGAGCGGCTGGCCGCACGCGGTATCGTGACGTTCGTGCTGTCGAACACCGGCCCGTCGATGGCACCGTACGGCTCGGCCGAGCCGCTGCTGGGCACCAACCCCATCTCCATCGGTTTCCCGGTCGACGGCAAGCCGCCGGTGGTGCTCGACATGGCCACCTCCGCCGGGGCGTTCGGGCGCATCGTGTCCGCGGCGAAGAACGGCGGCGACATCCCCGAGGGCTGGGCCCTCGACGCCGCGGGCGCACCGACCACGGACCCCGAGGCGGCGCTCAAGGGCGTCCTGCTCCCCTTCGGCGAGCACAAGGGCTCGGGCCTGGCCATCGCCATCGAGCTGCTGGCCGCGGCGGTGCCGGGTGCGCTGCTCAGCCACCAGATCACCGACATCTGGGTCGACCCGGGGTCGCGCATGGGCACCGGGCACCTCGTCATCGCGATCCACCCGGGCAGCCTGACCGGCACCGATACCTACACCGAGCGCGCCACCGAGCTCGTCGACCGCGTGTCGGGCAGCACCCTGGCCGCGGGCCACCCGGCGGTCCGGCTGCCGGGCGACGTCGAGCGGCACCAGTCCGAGGCGGCGCACCAGGGCGGCGTCGCCCTGGCCGAGAGCACGACGGCCGACCTCGACAAGCTCGCGAGCCGGTTCTCGCTCACCCGCATCCAGCCCGTCGGCACCACCGACACCACTCATCGCACCGGAGCAAAGGAGTAG
- a CDS encoding IclR family transcriptional regulator, whose protein sequence is MPGSKVVRSVDRALEIVEHLARCEKPQTLADLSVTLDIPKSTLHALLWTLTGRGWIESDEASGRFRIGLHALLVGRSYVESDSLVALAAPALDQLAAETGETVHLGRLDGTSIVYLDKRESVHPLRLFSAIGRHLPAFTTALGKSILAELPDDQMLEHLSQPLDRLTPHTKTDLAELRADLALTRERGYAVDNEENSEGIKGFAVALRTSEPPHDALSCAIPVARLHDDTEETVVARLREAAASITALVSGRAF, encoded by the coding sequence ATGCCTGGCTCGAAGGTGGTGCGCTCGGTCGACCGCGCACTCGAGATCGTCGAACACCTGGCCCGCTGCGAGAAGCCGCAGACCCTGGCCGACCTGTCGGTCACCCTCGACATCCCGAAGAGCACGCTGCACGCCCTCCTCTGGACCCTGACCGGCCGCGGCTGGATCGAATCCGACGAGGCCAGCGGGCGGTTCCGCATCGGCCTGCACGCACTGCTGGTCGGCCGGTCGTACGTCGAGTCCGACAGCCTGGTGGCGCTGGCGGCGCCGGCGCTGGACCAGCTGGCCGCCGAGACCGGCGAGACCGTCCACCTCGGCCGGCTCGACGGCACGTCGATCGTCTACCTCGACAAGCGCGAGTCGGTGCATCCGCTGCGGCTGTTCTCGGCCATCGGCCGGCACCTGCCCGCGTTCACGACGGCGCTGGGCAAGTCGATCCTCGCCGAGCTGCCCGACGACCAAATGCTCGAGCACCTCTCCCAGCCGCTCGATCGCCTGACCCCGCACACGAAGACCGATCTCGCGGAGCTGCGGGCCGACCTCGCGCTGACGCGCGAGCGGGGATACGCCGTCGACAACGAGGAGAACAGCGAGGGGATCAAGGGGTTCGCCGTGGCGTTGCGGACGTCCGAGCCGCCGCACGACGCCCTCAGCTGCGCCATCCCGGTGGCCCGCCTCCACGACGACACCGAGGAGACAGTGGTCGCGCGGCTGCGCGAGGCCGCCGCCTCGATCACCGCCCTGGTGTCCGGCCGGGCGTTCTGA
- a CDS encoding DUF5107 domain-containing protein, with amino-acid sequence MNTGVRLHRYRSMSIGLALLLVLAALIPLTSPRTAGADEGLSIEGVSAPDTKTIEIDFDRALDEGLRQYVEANANAVRGFIHVGGGTEGQPDAALNGADLQTLGAEVFPGDTAGQDTLRIVLPASTTLTAGGDYELWLDGDGVGFDELRIRAADGSALAGDETERFGFAGTGTAAALASIASVEPITSRLVRVTFAQPILAGMPAHTYTTNPSRITVGGVAATYVQKVAGSDARVYDVYLGADLAAGQQHTLQLLGNPTGTQANSALRTSAGRVDPAAPVAGATTFTGSATPQATGLQSVEVGADRRQLTVTFDHKLAELAQLPTWRPNGIGDRPVVESPRTGTTGDSLSAAELATVLQVSGTAVDDDADPHGSGPAPSDLSEDLRHTAAYFADRRTIVVSLAEGSVFRRGSEGSVTLLAGSVKDVAGVTNAAAETLAFTAPTGDLPERGADYDPRDRDYLTIDENATTTFTHYDFEFTEGTATPNYRVDQANVSDRVVEEEVDAIVVENKYIKATFTPDYGARLLSLIYKPTGNDLLYANPVGTPYGHGGNSPFYANWLMVWGGIAPTFSEAEHGKYWFLPWDYEIVETDDQISIVMTKTDTINHRQDGRFRYGATGMEISATYTVYKDKPVVDLDVSLHNPNAVAKEYEYWTLTTLGPGRPLHEGSPTVEHLTPLEKVRRDSSYTWMADVERRVNPDAPANSEAGRELYFDNMRYLSRWLGGNGIAYGLDLPENPQGDWWGAVNHENEEGVVRVSENDITTGMKFWTWGFNSSFDTNPYSKGNSGRPYVEPWGGVTDRFFLPDTLGPGETKSWTETFMPTQDMYSITNANEHGAALVAFGDDGTVSGHVFPTDLGRTAVFRASLVDVATGDVLARETFRSDEYESAKLTADAGDATTVRLVLERVSGGRQELLTAEESR; translated from the coding sequence ATGAACACGGGTGTACGGCTGCACAGATACCGGTCCATGTCGATCGGCCTCGCGCTCCTGCTCGTGCTGGCGGCGCTGATCCCGCTCACGAGCCCGCGGACCGCAGGCGCCGACGAGGGCCTGTCCATCGAGGGCGTCAGCGCCCCCGACACCAAGACCATCGAGATCGACTTCGACCGCGCGCTCGACGAGGGCTTGCGCCAGTACGTCGAGGCCAACGCGAACGCCGTCCGCGGCTTCATCCACGTCGGCGGCGGCACCGAGGGTCAGCCCGACGCGGCCCTGAACGGCGCCGACCTGCAGACGCTCGGCGCCGAGGTCTTCCCCGGCGACACCGCCGGGCAGGACACGCTGCGGATCGTCCTGCCGGCCTCGACCACCCTGACCGCCGGCGGCGACTACGAGCTCTGGCTCGACGGCGACGGCGTCGGCTTCGACGAGCTGCGGATCCGGGCCGCCGACGGCAGCGCGCTGGCCGGCGACGAGACCGAGCGGTTCGGGTTCGCCGGCACCGGCACTGCGGCCGCGCTGGCCTCGATCGCGAGCGTCGAGCCGATCACGTCGCGGCTGGTCCGCGTGACGTTCGCCCAGCCGATCCTGGCCGGGATGCCCGCGCACACGTACACCACCAACCCGAGCCGCATCACCGTCGGCGGGGTCGCGGCCACGTACGTGCAGAAGGTGGCCGGCTCCGACGCGCGCGTCTACGACGTCTACCTGGGCGCCGACCTCGCCGCCGGCCAGCAGCACACGCTGCAGCTGCTGGGCAATCCGACCGGCACGCAGGCGAACTCCGCGCTGCGCACCAGCGCCGGCCGGGTCGACCCCGCCGCACCGGTCGCCGGCGCCACGACGTTCACCGGCTCCGCGACGCCGCAGGCCACCGGGCTGCAGAGCGTCGAGGTGGGCGCCGACCGCCGCCAGCTCACCGTCACCTTCGACCACAAGCTCGCCGAGCTGGCCCAGCTGCCGACCTGGCGGCCCAACGGCATCGGCGACCGGCCCGTCGTCGAGAGCCCGCGCACCGGCACCACGGGCGACAGCCTGAGCGCCGCCGAGCTGGCCACCGTCCTGCAGGTCAGCGGCACCGCCGTCGACGACGACGCCGACCCGCACGGCAGCGGCCCGGCGCCGTCGGACCTCAGCGAGGACCTGCGCCACACCGCCGCCTACTTCGCCGACCGGCGCACCATCGTGGTCAGCCTGGCCGAGGGCAGCGTCTTCCGGCGCGGCTCCGAGGGTTCGGTCACGCTGCTGGCCGGCAGCGTCAAGGACGTCGCGGGGGTCACCAACGCGGCCGCCGAGACGCTGGCGTTCACCGCTCCGACCGGCGACCTGCCCGAGCGCGGCGCGGACTACGACCCGCGCGACCGCGACTACCTGACCATCGACGAGAACGCCACGACCACGTTCACGCACTACGACTTCGAGTTCACCGAGGGCACGGCGACACCGAACTACCGGGTCGACCAGGCCAACGTGAGCGACCGCGTGGTCGAGGAGGAGGTCGACGCGATCGTCGTCGAGAACAAGTACATCAAGGCGACGTTCACCCCCGACTACGGCGCGCGGCTGCTGTCGCTGATCTACAAGCCGACCGGGAACGACCTGCTGTACGCCAACCCCGTCGGCACCCCGTACGGGCACGGCGGCAACTCGCCGTTCTACGCGAACTGGCTGATGGTCTGGGGCGGCATCGCGCCGACGTTCTCCGAGGCCGAGCACGGCAAGTACTGGTTCCTGCCGTGGGACTACGAGATCGTCGAGACCGACGACCAGATCTCGATCGTCATGACCAAGACCGACACGATCAACCACCGCCAGGACGGCCGGTTCCGCTACGGCGCCACCGGCATGGAGATCTCGGCCACGTACACCGTCTACAAGGACAAGCCGGTCGTCGACCTCGACGTGTCGCTGCACAACCCGAACGCCGTCGCCAAGGAGTACGAGTACTGGACCCTGACGACGCTCGGCCCGGGCCGGCCGCTGCACGAGGGCTCGCCGACGGTGGAGCACCTGACCCCGCTCGAGAAGGTGCGCCGCGACTCGTCGTACACCTGGATGGCCGACGTCGAGCGCCGGGTGAACCCGGACGCACCGGCGAACAGCGAGGCCGGTCGCGAGCTCTACTTCGACAACATGCGGTACCTGTCGAGGTGGCTGGGCGGCAACGGCATCGCCTACGGCCTCGACCTGCCCGAGAACCCGCAGGGCGACTGGTGGGGCGCGGTCAACCACGAGAACGAGGAGGGCGTGGTCCGGGTCTCCGAGAACGACATCACCACGGGGATGAAGTTCTGGACCTGGGGCTTCAACAGCTCCTTCGACACCAACCCGTACTCGAAGGGCAACTCGGGCCGGCCCTACGTCGAGCCGTGGGGCGGCGTGACCGACCGGTTCTTCCTGCCGGACACGCTCGGCCCGGGCGAGACGAAGTCGTGGACCGAGACGTTCATGCCGACCCAGGACATGTACAGCATCACGAACGCCAACGAGCACGGCGCGGCCCTGGTCGCGTTCGGCGACGACGGCACCGTGAGCGGCCACGTGTTCCCGACCGACCTCGGCCGGACGGCGGTCTTCCGCGCCTCGCTGGTCGACGTCGCCACCGGTGACGTGCTGGCGCGCGAGACGTTCCGCAGCGACGAGTACGAGTCGGCCAAGCTCACGGCCGACGCGGGCGACGCCACCACGGTCCGGCTGGTGCTGGAGCGGGTGTCCGGCGGCCGGCAGGAGCTGCTGACCGCGGAGGAGAGCCGCTGA
- a CDS encoding nicotianamine synthase family protein encodes MSLTSNIFGQTDLTELADPLGRPTPEDITASVSDVYRELAARDDLRPGPETDGLFDRLVRLVLTAPAETVPAVLNDVEIQHLAPRLRALCARGEGELEHAWANRILAAGSARDELLRFPYFGNYRQLSRMEIGLLASALPSRVRSLAFVGSGPLPLSSLFLAAELEVHVDNFDRDPVALAAGARVAAALGHGALCFREADVLDADLSGYDVVVLAALVGDTFEAKRRILARLAATMRPGAILLARSARGLRTLLYPPIDRTALDGFEPLTEVHPVNDVINSAILARAGG; translated from the coding sequence ATGAGTCTCACTAGCAACATTTTCGGTCAAACCGACCTGACCGAGCTGGCCGACCCACTGGGCCGGCCCACGCCCGAGGACATTACTGCGTCGGTGAGCGACGTGTACCGCGAACTGGCAGCCCGCGACGATCTTCGTCCCGGCCCTGAGACCGACGGCCTGTTCGACCGGCTGGTGCGGCTCGTCCTCACCGCCCCGGCCGAGACGGTGCCGGCGGTCCTCAATGACGTCGAGATCCAGCACCTCGCGCCTCGGCTGCGCGCCCTGTGCGCCCGAGGCGAGGGCGAGCTGGAGCACGCCTGGGCGAACCGGATCCTCGCCGCCGGCTCGGCGCGCGACGAACTGCTGCGGTTCCCCTATTTCGGCAACTACCGGCAGCTCAGCCGCATGGAGATCGGCCTGCTGGCGTCGGCGCTGCCGTCGCGGGTTCGCTCGCTGGCGTTCGTCGGCTCCGGGCCGCTGCCGCTGAGCTCGCTGTTCCTCGCCGCCGAGCTGGAGGTCCACGTCGACAACTTCGACCGCGACCCGGTGGCACTGGCGGCCGGCGCCCGGGTGGCGGCGGCGCTCGGCCACGGCGCGCTCTGCTTCCGCGAGGCCGACGTGCTGGACGCGGACCTGTCCGGCTACGACGTGGTCGTGCTGGCAGCGCTGGTCGGCGACACGTTCGAGGCGAAGCGGCGGATCCTCGCGCGGCTCGCCGCGACGATGCGGCCGGGCGCGATCCTGCTCGCCCGCAGCGCCCGCGGCCTGCGCACCCTGCTCTACCCGCCGATCGACCGGACCGCGCTCGACGGTTTCGAGCCCCTGACGGAGGTGCACCCGGTGAACGACGTCATCAACTCGGCGATCCTGGCCCGGGCGGGGGGCTGA
- a CDS encoding ATP-grasp domain-containing protein, translated as MATLLMVESWVQSTGLALPPLLRELGHDYILFTRDPALYPDVDGAPHPVVRDADEVIVVDTNDRAAMTGAVIGIVCRRRIDGVLTTCDYYLDAVAELAKMLGLAGASPDITRRAVRKDAVRTVLKRAGLPGPRFAVAATWDDALAGAAEIGFPLVAKPVDLNSGTSVHLVTDEAGLKDAFYEVTGVKRNTRDQPLVRRLLLEEVLTGPEVSVEAVTVAGETRILGITGKSVTPTFVEAGHVFPAPLPPAVARDVEAHVRAALTAIGFSHGLSHTELKLTPSGPRIVEINPRQAGGFVFDLVHRVTGVHPLELLVSLALGQGLGGDVSSTGSAAVAFVLSPVDGVVTGVEGHEALDANPAVARWRLDLPGAVRVPRDNNDRAGHVLAVDPSGDRAGELAADAVASLRLRLADGSVVAPAPLG; from the coding sequence GTGGCGACGCTGCTCATGGTCGAGAGCTGGGTGCAGTCGACGGGGCTCGCGCTGCCGCCGCTACTGCGCGAGCTGGGGCACGACTACATCCTGTTCACCCGCGACCCCGCGCTGTACCCCGACGTCGACGGCGCGCCGCACCCGGTGGTGCGCGACGCCGACGAGGTGATCGTCGTCGACACCAACGACCGCGCGGCCATGACCGGCGCGGTCATCGGGATCGTCTGCCGGCGGCGCATCGACGGCGTGCTGACGACCTGCGACTACTACCTCGACGCTGTGGCCGAGCTGGCGAAGATGCTCGGGCTGGCCGGCGCGTCGCCGGACATCACCCGGCGGGCGGTACGCAAGGACGCGGTCCGGACGGTCCTGAAGCGTGCCGGGCTGCCCGGCCCGCGCTTCGCCGTCGCCGCGACGTGGGACGACGCGCTGGCCGGCGCGGCGGAGATCGGCTTCCCGCTGGTCGCGAAGCCGGTCGACCTCAACTCCGGCACGTCGGTGCACCTGGTGACCGACGAGGCCGGGCTGAAGGACGCGTTCTACGAGGTCACCGGCGTCAAACGGAACACCCGGGACCAGCCGCTGGTGCGCCGGCTGCTGCTCGAGGAGGTCCTCACCGGGCCCGAGGTCAGCGTCGAGGCGGTCACCGTCGCCGGCGAGACCAGGATCCTCGGCATCACCGGCAAGAGCGTGACGCCCACCTTCGTCGAGGCCGGGCACGTGTTCCCCGCACCGCTCCCGCCCGCCGTCGCGCGCGACGTCGAGGCGCACGTCCGGGCCGCGCTGACCGCGATCGGGTTCTCGCACGGGCTGAGCCACACGGAGCTGAAGCTGACGCCGTCGGGCCCCCGGATCGTCGAGATCAACCCGCGTCAGGCCGGCGGTTTCGTGTTCGACCTGGTGCATCGGGTGACGGGCGTGCATCCGCTGGAGCTGCTGGTCTCGCTCGCTCTGGGGCAGGGTCTCGGCGGCGACGTGTCGTCGACGGGGTCCGCTGCGGTCGCGTTCGTGCTGTCCCCGGTCGACGGCGTCGTCACCGGCGTCGAGGGGCACGAGGCGCTGGACGCGAACCCGGCGGTCGCCCGCTGGCGGCTCGACCTGCCGGGGGCGGTGCGGGTGCCGCGCGACAACAACGACCGCGCCGGCCACGTCCTCGCCGTCGACCCGTCGGGCGACCGGGCCGGTGAGCTCGCGGCGGACGCCGTCGCCTCGCTCCGGCTGCGCCTGGCCGACGGCTCCGTGGTCGCCCCGGCCCCGCTCGGCTGA
- a CDS encoding dihydrofolate reductase family protein yields MTATYTFDVFSSLDGFGTAGGDWTGYWGKQGPELLQHRLDLYAEEQRMVFGATTYRAFAQMLAESTEESEVRDPWVTRMRNLPATVVSSTLRGPLDWPDATVASGDAVDVVARLKEESAVPLRSHGSLSLNRALMAAGLVDRVQVTVFPVITGRTGTEPVFGGAADFDLELIESRTLDGRIQELVYRPTLHG; encoded by the coding sequence ATGACCGCGACCTACACCTTCGACGTCTTCAGCAGCCTCGACGGCTTCGGCACCGCCGGCGGCGACTGGACCGGCTACTGGGGCAAGCAGGGCCCCGAGCTGCTCCAGCACCGCCTCGACCTCTACGCCGAGGAGCAGCGGATGGTCTTCGGCGCGACCACCTACCGGGCGTTCGCGCAGATGCTGGCCGAGAGCACCGAGGAGTCCGAGGTCCGCGACCCCTGGGTCACCCGGATGCGGAACCTGCCGGCGACGGTGGTGTCGAGCACGCTGCGGGGACCGCTCGACTGGCCCGACGCGACGGTGGCGAGCGGCGACGCCGTCGACGTCGTCGCCCGGCTCAAGGAGGAGTCCGCCGTGCCGTTGCGCTCGCACGGCAGCCTGTCGCTGAACCGCGCGCTGATGGCCGCCGGCCTGGTCGACCGCGTCCAGGTGACGGTCTTCCCGGTCATCACCGGCCGGACCGGAACGGAGCCGGTCTTCGGAGGCGCGGCCGACTTCGACCTCGAGCTGATCGAGAGCCGGACCCTCGACGGCCGCATCCAGGAGCTCGTCTACCGGCCCACCCTGCACGGCTGA